One genomic segment of Hordeum vulgare subsp. vulgare chromosome 2H, MorexV3_pseudomolecules_assembly, whole genome shotgun sequence includes these proteins:
- the LOC123424905 gene encoding condensin complex subunit 1 gives MAPPFVFPSTLRDLERDDDGDDEGEPSLRPHAPIAVTALRAADLDEFVKGTSFDLSDKELFCIEEQDVFNNIYSLVRDFTFLPPALKFNLVEALRSNLSVLLPNIHSLSRASMSSPSDGIPIADRIASHRNALKIYSFFLLSIVLAQESSADSGTGAKVAAHGRKKNPVYAWNWEAQRGRIMNLVANSLEADLTLLFGPGGADERYLSFASKCTYVLFENQNVLKDEETRNGLCRIIGAVATRHQKISQTSASVLHLIHKYDFTVAHLAEAVAAAEKKFGDGSLAISLIREVGRTDPKDYVRDAAGADNVGRFLVELADRLPKLMSTNVGVLIPHFGGESYKIRNSLVGVLGKLAAKAFKDVDGNNSAHSIRLRSKQAMLEILMERCRDVSAYTRSRVLQVWAELCEENAISIGLWNEVASVASGRLEDKSAIVRKSALQFLITMLQHNPFGPQLRATTFEATLEKYKEKLEEKESQSPVEGELADDHPLGEVIVGQDESVSDSCLPSSQDQTDKDPTFVDITNLEQMRAVYASLEAGLRFTTCITSLMPILIQLLASSSATDVENTILLLMRCRQFQVEGSEAALRKMLPLVFSQDKSIYEAVESAFIAIYTKRTPTETAKSLINLNIDCSIGDLAALENLVSSLVLKGEISSNMMSALWDYFCFNINGVKPVQCRGALSILCMAAKSSPSILGAHLQDIVDIGFGRLAKEEPLLARTACLALQRLSEEDKIKLLSTSTRVFAALQSLVTSFSLPDKIWYGATDKAISAIYTLHPAPEIFAAEIAKKSLSSVFGALGTDGVSNGVELETQNSSIITEISTMKLGRFLFVISHIALNHLVYIETSVKKIHKQKQKNEKSQSTNEDSPVDGSKKSEAQDINAELGLGVTRDVAIEFFAEKAEREIVSYSCEKNLIGHCGPFLSKLCRNLTLLQKFPELHASAMLALCRLMIIDTEFCEANLQILFTVVENASSEIVRSNCTIALGDLAVRFPNLLEPWTEHIYARLSDSSASVRKNAVLVISHLILNDMMKVKGYINEMAVRVEDEDERISSLAKLFFHELSKKGSNPIYNLLPDILSRLCNQHLKEETFRNIMQFLIGSIKKDKQMEALVDKLCNRFAGVNDVRQWEYISYCLSQLTFTEKGLKKLIDNFKMFEHALCEDSVLNHFRSVIAKCKKFAKPDIKACIEEFEEKVSKVHEEKKEQEATARNAEAHKQKIDSLDKILLAKEVGQDDKNSAEEETSEVIDPSVDGNAEDKEAEETSEVTDSNAENKGAEEGTEDIDPSMDTNAENKVVEEAAEDADPSVDTNAENKEVEEAAEVADPSVGSNAENDEETEEGTEVTGRSVDCSAENEETDDATKDIDPSADRAAENKENMTKGSGNTCSGKSQTSSTVTESEDDSTEVQSSKTARNRKRSTRSTAKKMREPIPEDSADVAPPARRSTRSSRRQ, from the exons ATGGCCCCGCCCTTCGTGTTCCCCTCGACCCTGCGGGATCTGGAGCGCGACGACGACGGAGACGACGAGGGCGAGCCGTCGCTCCGGCCGCACGCCCCCATCGCCGTCACCGCCCTCCGCGCCGCCGACCTCGACGAGTTCGTCAAAG GCACATCATTTGATCTGTCTGACAAGGAACTTTTCTGCATCGAGGAGCAGGATGTGTTTAATAACATATACTCTCTTGTGCGTGACTTCACTTTCTTGCCCCCAGCGCTTAAGTTCAACCTTGTTGAGGCCTTGCGCTCCAACCTCAGCGTTCTTCTACCCAACATTCACTCCCTTTCACGAGCTTCCATGTCATCCCCCTCTGATGGGATCCCTATCGCTGACCGCATTGCATCTCACCGCAATGCCCTGAAGATCTATTCCTTTTTCCTCCTCTCCATTGTCCTCGCTCAGGAATCTTCAGCTGATAGTGGCACTGGGGCAAAG GTGGCAGCACATGGTCGGAAGAAGAATCCTGTTTATGCTTGGAATTGGGAAGCGCAAAGAGGACGGATCATGAATCTGGTCGCTAATTCTCTTGAAGCTGATCTTACGCTACTTTTTGGTCCAGGCGGTGCTGATGAACGATATCTATCTTTTGCTTCAAA GTGTACTTATGTCCTCTTTGAGAATCAAAATGTGTTAAAAGATGAGGAAACGAGAAATGGTCTATGCCGGATAATTGGTGCAGTAGCTACAAGGCATCAAAAGATTTCTCAAACCAGTGCATCTGTCTTGCATTTGATCCATAAATATGATTTCACTGTTGCTCATCTTGCCGAAGCAGTTGCTGCTGCAGAGAAAAAGTTTGGTGATGGAAGCTTGGCAATTTCCTTGATCAGGGAAGTAGGTCGCACTGACCCCAAAGACTATGTGAGAGATGCTGCTGGCGCTGACAATGTTGGGAGATTCTTAGTAGAACTTGCAGATCGTTTACCAAAACTTATGTCTACCAATGTTGGTGTTCTGATACCACATTTTGGTGGGGAATCATACAAGATTAGAAATTCTCTTGTTGGGGTCTTGGGCAAGTTGGCTGCAAAGGCTTTCAAAGATGTTGATGGAAATAACAGTGCTCATTCCATAAGGCTCCGAAGTAAGCAGGccatgctagaaattttgatggagCGTTGTAGGGACGTGTCAGCATACACGAGGAGTCGAGTCCTTCAGGTATGGGCAGAGTTGTGTGAAGAAAATGCTATTTCAATTGGCCTGTGGAATGAAGTGGCATCAGTTGCTTCAGGGAGGTTGGAGGATAAAAGTGCAATCGTCAGGAAATCAGCACTACAATTTCTCATCACAATGCTTCAACACAATCCTTTTGGGCCTCAACTAAGGGCCACGACCTTTGAGGCAACTTTAGAGAAGTACAAGGAGAAATTGGAAGAAAAGGAATCTCAGTCTCCCGTGGAAGGTGAACTTGCGGACGACCATCCATTGGGTGAAGTGATCGTGGGGCAAGACGAGAGTGTCAGTGATAGTTGCCTACCTTCTAGTCAAGACCAGACAGATAAAGATCCTACGTTTGTAGATATAACAAACTTAGAACAGATGAGAGCTGTGTATGCATCCCTTGAGGCTGGTCTGCGATTCACGACATGTATAACGTCGTTAATGCCAATTCTTATCCAGTTACTGGCTTCATCTTCAGCCACAGATGTCGAGAACACCATTCTTCTACTAATGAGATGCAGACAGTTCCAGGTTGAAGGTTCAGAAGCAGCACTCCGGAAAATGTTACCTCTG GTATTTTCTCAGGACAAGTCAATATATGAAGCAGTGGAGAGCGCATTCATTGCCATATACACAAAAAGGACCCCAACAGAAACAGCCAAAAGTTTGATAAACCTCAACATCGATTGTAGCATTGGTGACCTTGCTGCCCTGGAGAACTTAGTTAGTTCATTGGTATTGAAAGGAGAGATTTCATCCAACATG ATGTCAGCTTTGTGGGATTATTTTTGCTTCAACATCAACGGTGTAAAGCCAGTGCAATGCCGTGGAGCTTTGTCAATTCTTTGCATGGCAGCAAAATCATCTCCTAGCATTCTGGGTGCTCACTTGCAAGATATTGTTGACATTGGGTTTGGGCGCTTGGCTAAGGAAGAGCCTCTCCTTGCTAGAACCGCATGCCTTGCCCTGCAAAGATTATCAGAAGAAGACAAGATAAAATTACTAAGTACTAGTACCAGAGTATTTGCTGCACTGCAAAGCTTGGTAACTAGCTTCTCGCTTCCGGACAAAATATGGTATGGAGCAACAGATAAAGCTATAAGTGCCATATATACCTTACACCCTGCTCCTGAAATCTTTGCTGCTGAGATTGCAAAGAAATCCCTCAGTTCTGTATTCGGTGCCTTAGGAACGGATGGCGTGTCTAATGGAGTGGAACTTGAAACTCAGAATAGTTCCATCATTACGGAGATATCAACCATGAAGTTGGGTCGATTTCTTTTTGTCATTAGTCATATAGCACTCAACCATTTGGTTTACATTGAGACTTCCGTTAAGAAAATTCacaaacaaaaacagaagaatgAAAaatcacagtccaccaatgaggaTAGTCCGGTAGATGGCTCCAAGAAATCGGAG GCACAAGACATAAATGCTGAACTGGGACTTGGTGTAACGAGAGATGTTGCAATCGAGTTCTTTGCTGAAAAAGCTGAACGGGAGATTGTTTCCTATTCTTGTGAAAAGAACCTCATTGGACATTGTGGACCATTTCTATCAAAACTCTGCAGGAACCTGACTTTGCTGCAAAAG TTTCCGGAGTTACATGCTTCTGCAATGCTTGCTCTTTGCAGACTAATGATTATTGATACAGAATTCTG CGAGGCAAATCTACAGATCCTATTTACTGTCGTGGAAAACGCATCCTCTGAAATCGTCCGATCTAACTGCACTATAGCCCTTGGTGATTTAGCAGTTCGCTTTCCAAACCTCTTAGAACCTTGGACAGAACACATATATGCCCGATTGAGCGATTCATCGGCATCTGTGAGAAAGAATGCTGTGCTGGTCATTTCTCATCTCATATTGAATGACATGATGaag GTTAAAGGTTATATCAACGAAATGGCGGTGAGGGTAGAAGATGAAGATGAGAGGATCTCAAGCCTTGCAAAACTATTCTTCCATGAGTTGTCAAAGAAAG GAAGCAATCCAATTTATAATCTTCTTCCGGATATTCTGAGTAGACTGTGCAATCAACACCTCAAGGAAGAAACATTTCGCAACATCATGCAATTCCTAATTGGTTCTATTAAAAAG GACAAACAAATGGAAGCTCTTGTCGATAAGCTCTGCAATAGGTTTGCTGGTGTAAATG ATGTTAGACAGTGGGAGTATATCTCGTATTGCCTCTCTCAGCTAACCTTCACTGAGAAAGGTTTGAAGAAACTCATCGATAATTTCAAGATGTTTGAGCATGCATTATGTGAAGATTCTGTGCTGAACCACTTCAGAAGCGTGATTGCAAAG TGTAAGAAGTTTGCGAAACCAGAtattaaagcttgcatcgaggaATTTGAGGAGAAAGTTAGCAAGGTTCACGAGGAAAAGAAAGAACAGGAAGCCACAGCAAGAAATGCGGAGGCACATAAACAGAAAATTGATTCTCTTGATAAAATCCTACTTGCTAAGGAAGTTGGACAGGATGACAAAAACTCTGCTGAGG AGGAAACCAGTGAGGTTATTGATCCTTCAGTGGATGGCAATGCTGAAGATAAGGAGGCAGAGGAAACTAGTGAGGTTACGGATAGCAATGCTGAAAATAAGGGGGCAGAGGAAGGTACTGAGGATATTGACCCTTCAATGGATACCAATGCTGAAAATAAGGTGGTAGAGGAAGCCGCCGAGGATGCTGACCCTTCAGTGGATACCAATGCTGAAAATAAGGAGGTAGAGGAAGCCGCTGAGGTTGCTGATCCTTCAGTGGGTAGCaatgctgaaaatgatgaggagacagAGGAAGGTACTGAGGTTACTGGTCGTTCAGTGGATTGCAGTGCTGAAAATGAGGAGACAGATGATGCTACTAAGGATATCGATCCTTCAGCGGATAGGGCTGCTGAAAATAAGGAGAACATGACCAAAGGCAGCGGCAACACTTGTTCGGGAAAAAGTCAGACATCGTCCACGGTTACGGAATCAGAAGACGATAGCACAGAGGTTCAATCATCCAAAACCGCTCGCAATCGCAAAC GTTCGACACGATCAACCGCGAAGAAGATGAGAGAACCTATCCCAGAAGACTCAGCAGACGTTGCTCCTCCAGCCAGGCGTTCCACCCGCTCAAGCAGAAG ACAATGA